One window from the genome of Sphingomicrobium arenosum encodes:
- a CDS encoding aspartate/glutamate racemase family protein → MRKLGIIGGTSWNSTALYYRYINEGVARALGGMHSARLLIESVDLAPYAALQRAGRLEEAQAMIVAAGQNLAAGGAEAILIASNTTNRYAPAVEAATGLPLLHIADPTIARLKAEGRKRIALFGTRYVMTEDFARTRYEAAGLEVMQLRPDWIDEIDRIIFDELVLGRASRTSERTFRTMITELDKQKADAIVLGCTELCLAIRARANVLPVYDTTAIHAEAAVDWLLEDRRTDSAAA, encoded by the coding sequence TTGCGCAAATTGGGGATCATCGGCGGCACGAGCTGGAACTCGACCGCGCTCTACTATCGCTACATCAACGAAGGGGTGGCCCGCGCACTGGGCGGCATGCATAGTGCGCGCCTGCTCATCGAGAGTGTCGACCTCGCACCCTATGCCGCGCTCCAGCGTGCCGGGCGGCTCGAGGAAGCGCAGGCGATGATCGTGGCGGCGGGCCAAAATCTCGCCGCGGGCGGGGCCGAGGCCATCCTCATCGCCTCGAACACTACCAACCGCTACGCCCCCGCGGTCGAGGCCGCCACCGGCCTCCCGCTCCTCCACATCGCCGACCCGACCATCGCGCGGCTGAAAGCCGAGGGCCGCAAACGCATTGCCCTGTTCGGTACGCGCTATGTGATGACCGAGGATTTCGCCCGGACCCGCTACGAGGCCGCCGGGCTCGAGGTGATGCAGCTGCGGCCCGACTGGATCGACGAGATCGACCGCATCATCTTCGATGAACTCGTGCTCGGCCGCGCCAGCCGCACCAGCGAGCGCACCTTCCGCACGATGATCACCGAGCTCGACAAGCAGAAGGCCGATGCCATCGTCCTGGGCTGCACCGAATTGTGCCTCGCCATCCGCGCGCGCGCCAACGTGCTGCCGGTCTACGACACCACGGCGATCCACGCCGAGGCGGCGGTGGACTGGTTGCTCGAGGACCGACGCACCGACAGCGCGGCGGCCTAG
- a CDS encoding glycoside hydrolase family 16 protein, with protein sequence MTQTLARFSIAAASLALAACDTTATDMAPATGSDASAALLFEDGFDAGTLDRAKWNVEGPDFWVNDELQVYVDEPGVISFRDGVEGADGGVLVLKPEYRDGAEDSDRRKADFVSGRINSKGHFDFAYGRAEARIRMTDHVGVWPAWWLLGNGRWPDTGEIDILEYVGDKSWIGVAVHGPGYSGEDAPVKRYYFEDGEDVTDWQVYAVEWEPTEIRFYVDDALYWTVTKTEIEKMGRWSYDNPKYLILNFAVGGVYPWKVNEITEPYYGLPQSTVDAIKRGEPEMLVDWVRVYAPAG encoded by the coding sequence ATGACCCAGACCCTTGCCCGCTTCAGCATCGCCGCCGCCAGCCTCGCGCTCGCCGCCTGCGACACGACCGCCACCGACATGGCGCCTGCCACCGGCAGCGACGCCTCCGCCGCGCTATTGTTCGAGGACGGCTTCGATGCCGGCACGCTCGACCGCGCGAAGTGGAACGTCGAGGGCCCCGACTTCTGGGTCAATGACGAGCTCCAGGTCTATGTCGACGAACCCGGCGTCATTTCCTTCCGCGACGGCGTCGAGGGCGCCGACGGCGGCGTCCTTGTCCTGAAACCCGAATATCGCGACGGCGCCGAAGACAGTGATCGCCGCAAGGCCGACTTCGTCTCGGGCCGGATCAACTCCAAGGGCCATTTCGACTTCGCTTACGGCCGTGCCGAAGCGCGCATCCGCATGACCGACCATGTCGGCGTCTGGCCCGCCTGGTGGCTGCTCGGCAATGGCCGCTGGCCCGACACGGGCGAAATCGACATCCTCGAATATGTCGGCGACAAGAGCTGGATCGGCGTTGCCGTTCACGGCCCGGGCTATTCGGGCGAGGATGCTCCGGTAAAACGCTATTATTTCGAGGATGGCGAGGATGTCACCGACTGGCAGGTCTATGCCGTCGAATGGGAGCCTACCGAGATCCGCTTCTATGTCGACGATGCGCTCTATTGGACCGTGACCAAGACCGAGATCGAGAAAATGGGCCGCTGGTCCTACGACAATCCCAAATATCTCATCCTCAACTTCGCGGTGGGCGGCGTCTATCCGTGGAAGGTCAACGAGATCACCGAGCCCTATTACGGCCTGCCGCAATCGACCGTCGATGCGATCAAGCGCGGCGAACCCGAGATGCTGGTCGACTGGGTCCGGGTCTACGCGCCCGCCGGATAG
- a CDS encoding acyltransferase family protein, whose product MTVTRPAAPRHAWLDLARFACAMAVVMYHYFTHAIDRNTAGVGVEHIPVLSRISDYGYLGVDFFFVISGFVIFASAMHRTPGGFAASRIVRLWPAFIACMSLTALTAMMLSHAPVTPARWLANISFFPEAFGEAPMDLVYWTLEIEIFFYILIFATIMLGWIERPHRLVLAGLVITGMAAVARISLPIFGTHGAYFVAGMALSLLYRNPNDRLAAGGFALASAAALFDLYHRAGIQQRDDMLHDQWGAVAVVAAGLALFVAMRSADIRGSATTQRLGALTYPLYLLHAQIGYMIFKTWQTPDNRFWMTPLVIAAMIALAYAVNRLVEQRPQALWKALAARWIAQPLDRAGGRAVPAYPAGA is encoded by the coding sequence ATGACTGTCACGCGGCCCGCCGCCCCCCGCCATGCCTGGCTCGACCTCGCGCGTTTCGCCTGCGCGATGGCGGTGGTGATGTACCATTATTTCACCCATGCGATCGATCGCAACACGGCGGGCGTCGGCGTGGAGCATATCCCCGTGCTGTCGCGGATCAGCGACTATGGCTACCTCGGGGTCGATTTCTTCTTCGTCATCTCGGGCTTCGTCATCTTCGCGAGCGCGATGCACCGCACGCCGGGCGGGTTCGCCGCCTCGCGCATCGTCCGGCTGTGGCCCGCCTTCATCGCCTGCATGTCGCTGACCGCGCTGACCGCAATGATGCTGAGCCACGCCCCGGTGACGCCCGCGCGCTGGCTTGCCAACATCAGCTTCTTTCCCGAGGCGTTTGGCGAAGCGCCGATGGACCTCGTCTATTGGACGCTGGAGATCGAGATCTTCTTCTACATCCTCATCTTCGCGACCATCATGCTGGGCTGGATCGAGCGGCCGCACCGGCTGGTGCTGGCCGGGCTCGTTATCACCGGCATGGCAGCGGTGGCGCGCATCTCGCTTCCCATCTTCGGCACCCATGGGGCCTATTTCGTCGCCGGCATGGCGCTCTCGCTGTTGTACAGGAACCCCAACGACCGGCTCGCCGCGGGCGGCTTCGCGCTGGCCAGCGCCGCCGCGCTCTTCGACCTCTATCACCGTGCCGGGATCCAGCAGCGCGACGACATGCTCCACGACCAATGGGGGGCGGTCGCGGTGGTGGCGGCGGGGCTGGCGCTGTTCGTCGCGATGCGTTCGGCGGATATTCGCGGCAGCGCGACGACGCAGCGGCTCGGCGCCCTCACCTACCCGCTCTACCTGCTCCATGCGCAGATCGGCTACATGATCTTCAAGACGTGGCAGACGCCCGACAATCGCTTCTGGATGACCCCGCTGGTCATCGCCGCGATGATCGCGCTGGCCTATGCGGTCAACCGCCTCGTCGAGCAGCGGCCGCAAGCGCTGTGGAAAGCGCTCGCGGCCCGCTGGATCGCGCAGCCGCTCGACCGTGCCGGCGGACGCGCGGTACCCGCCTATCCGGCGGGCGCGTAG
- the uvrC gene encoding excinuclease ABC subunit UvrC has product MSKADRPDSPDAKTRFDEKAATKTVKGAGQPDIEAGVAAIRNVVKTLPVRPGVYRMLDARGDVLYVGKARALKNRVTNYTQVARLTKRLQRMVAQTRSMTIVTTRTEAEALLLEAQLIKRFRPPYNVLLRDDKSFPFILLREDHDFPQVRLHRGARRTKGQYYGPFASAGSVRNTLNALQKLFLLRSCSDGFMRGRDRPCLLYQIKRCSAPCVGRISEADYAELVEDAKLFLAGKSTGVQKKLGVAMAEAAEKQDYELAAIYRDRLRALTYIQGSQTVHAEGLGDADVFALAEKAGSICVQAFFIRGGQNWGHRSFFPTHVEGLSEEEVLSDFLMQFYEEVPPPKTILIDRDLEEAALMAEALGERAERKVALSKPQRGPRRKLMEQAQRNAVEALERRMAETTTQAKLLRELAETFELPEPPQRIEVYDNSHIMGTNAVGAMIVAGPEGFRKNNYRKFNIKSDITPGDDFGMMKEVLTRRFARLAKEDPDREKGDWPDLLLIDGGKGQLSAVMEIMEEAGVEDVPVVGVAKGPDRNAGREVFHLPGGREITFAPNAPLLFYLQRLRDEAHRFAIGSHRQKRAKSFTGSTLDEVPGIGPTRKRALLMHFGTAKAVKSAALDDLERAPGISSAMARQIYDYFHPRG; this is encoded by the coding sequence GTGAGCAAGGCCGACCGACCCGATAGTCCCGACGCGAAGACCCGTTTCGACGAGAAGGCGGCGACCAAGACGGTCAAGGGTGCGGGCCAGCCCGACATCGAGGCGGGTGTCGCGGCGATCCGCAATGTCGTGAAGACGCTGCCGGTCCGTCCCGGCGTCTATCGCATGCTCGATGCACGCGGCGACGTCCTTTATGTCGGCAAGGCGAGGGCGCTCAAGAACCGCGTGACCAACTACACGCAGGTCGCGCGGCTGACCAAGCGGCTCCAGCGGATGGTGGCGCAGACGCGCTCGATGACCATCGTCACGACCCGGACAGAGGCAGAGGCGCTGCTATTGGAAGCGCAGCTCATCAAACGCTTCCGCCCGCCCTACAACGTGCTGCTGCGCGACGACAAAAGCTTCCCCTTCATCCTGCTGCGCGAGGATCACGATTTCCCGCAGGTGCGGCTGCATCGCGGCGCGCGACGGACCAAGGGGCAATATTATGGCCCCTTCGCCAGCGCGGGATCGGTGCGCAATACGCTCAATGCGTTGCAGAAGCTGTTCCTGCTGCGAAGCTGTTCGGACGGCTTCATGCGCGGGCGCGACCGGCCCTGCCTGCTCTATCAGATCAAGCGCTGCTCGGCGCCCTGCGTGGGGCGGATCAGCGAGGCCGACTATGCCGAGCTGGTCGAGGATGCGAAGCTGTTCCTCGCTGGCAAGTCGACGGGGGTGCAGAAGAAACTCGGCGTCGCCATGGCCGAGGCGGCGGAGAAGCAGGATTACGAGCTTGCCGCCATCTATCGCGATCGCTTGCGCGCGCTGACCTATATCCAGGGATCGCAGACGGTTCATGCCGAGGGGCTGGGCGATGCCGACGTCTTCGCGCTGGCCGAGAAGGCGGGGAGCATCTGCGTCCAGGCCTTCTTCATTCGCGGCGGGCAGAATTGGGGGCATCGCAGCTTCTTCCCGACCCATGTGGAGGGGTTGAGCGAGGAAGAGGTGCTCTCCGACTTCCTGATGCAATTTTACGAGGAAGTGCCGCCGCCCAAGACTATCCTCATCGACCGCGATCTGGAGGAAGCCGCGCTGATGGCCGAGGCGCTGGGCGAGCGGGCCGAGCGCAAGGTTGCGCTGTCCAAGCCGCAGCGCGGCCCGCGCCGCAAGCTGATGGAGCAGGCGCAGCGCAATGCGGTAGAGGCGCTCGAGCGGCGTATGGCCGAGACGACGACGCAGGCAAAGCTGCTGCGCGAACTGGCCGAGACCTTCGAATTGCCCGAGCCGCCGCAGCGGATCGAGGTCTATGACAACAGCCACATCATGGGGACCAATGCGGTCGGCGCGATGATTGTCGCGGGCCCCGAGGGCTTCAGGAAGAACAATTATCGCAAGTTCAACATCAAGTCGGACATCACCCCCGGGGACGATTTCGGCATGATGAAGGAGGTGCTCACCCGCCGCTTCGCGCGGCTGGCGAAAGAGGACCCCGACCGCGAGAAGGGCGATTGGCCCGACCTCTTGCTGATCGACGGCGGCAAGGGGCAATTGTCGGCGGTCATGGAAATCATGGAGGAAGCGGGCGTCGAGGACGTGCCGGTGGTCGGCGTCGCCAAGGGGCCCGATCGCAATGCCGGGCGCGAGGTTTTCCACCTGCCGGGCGGGCGCGAGATCACCTTTGCCCCCAATGCCCCCTTGCTCTTCTATCTCCAGCGGCTGCGCGACGAGGCGCATCGCTTCGCCATCGGCTCGCACCGCCAAAAGCGCGCCAAGTCTTTTACCGGCTCGACGCTCGACGAGGTGCCGGGCATCGGCCCGACCCGCAAGCGCGCGCTGCTGATGCATTTCGGCACGGCCAAGGCGGTGAAGTCGGCGGCACTCGACGATCTCGAGCGGGCGCCGGGCATCAGCTCGGCGATGGCGCGGCAGATCTACGATTATTTTCATCCGCGTGGCTGA